The genomic DNA AGGATTCCAAGGTCGCCGACAAGGTCGGTTTCGCGCTGGCGCCCAACACCGGCCTCGGCAAGAACGCCAACTGGCTGTGGGCCTGGAACCTCGCGATCCCCGCCGGCTCCAAGAAGACGGAAGCTGCCGAGAAGTTCATCGCCTGGGCAACCAGCAAGGACTACACCAAGCTCGTCGCATCGAAGGAGGGCTGGGCCAACGTGCCGCCGGGCACGCGCACCTCGCTCTACCAGAACCCCGATTATCTGAAGGTCGCCCCGTTCGCGAAGCTGACGCTGGCCTCGATCGACGCGGCCGATCCGAACAAGCCGACGGTGAAGCCGGTGCCTTACGTCGGGGTGCAATACGCCGCCATTCCCGAATTCCAGGGCATCGGCACCCAGGTCGGCCAGCAGTTCTCGGCCGCACTCGCCGGCTCGATGACGGTCGATGCCGCGCTGACCGCGGCGCAATCGGCGACCGAGCGCGAGATGAAGCGCGCCGGCTACATCAAGTGAACCCGGGCTCGACCTCCTGAGCTCAGACTTGCGGCCATCCGCCCATCCCCGGATGGATGGCCGCCTTCTTCCCGAGGTTTCATTTTGACGCGTTTTCTTCCCGCGAACCCGTCGCACCTCCGCGCGAAAACGCTCTGAAGGAGAAGTCAGGGATGGCAACCCGGCAGACGCAGTTCCTTGCGCGCTCGCTCCTGACGCCTGCGGTCGGGCTGCTCTTCATCTGGATGATCGTCCCGCTGGCGCTGACGATCTACTTCTCGACGCTGCATTACAGCCTGCTCGATCCCGGCTCCGAGTCGTTCGTGGGCCTGGAGAACTTCCGCTACTTCCTCACCGATCCCGCCTTCCTGGCCTCGCTTCAGAACACGCTGGTGCTGGTCGGCTCCGTGCTGGCCCTGACGATCCTGCTCGGCATCCCGCTCGCGCTGCTGATGGACCAGCCGGTGATCGGGCGCAATTTCGTGCGACTGATGGTGATCGCGCCGTTCTTCGTGATGCCGACGGTCAGCGCGCTGGTCTGGAAGAATCTGTTGATGCATCCGGTGTCCGGGCTGTTCGCCTGGCTCGCCTCGCTTTTCGGATTGACGCCGATCGACTGGTTCAACGACGTGCCGCTCTTTGCGGTGATCCTGATCGTGACGTGGCAATGGCTGCCGTTCGCGACGCTGATCCTGCTCACCGCGCTGCAATCGCTCGACGAAGAGCAGAAGGAGGCTGCCGAGATGGACGGCGCCAGCGCGGTCTCGACCTTCATCTACATCACGCTGCCGCATCTGGCGCGCCCCATCACGGTGGTGATCCTGATCGAGACGATCTTCCTGCTCACGGTCTTTGCAGAGATCTATGTCACCACGGGCGGCGGCCCTGGCCTGTCCACCACCAACATCGCCTTCCTGATCTATTCGCAGGCGCTGATTCAATACGATGTCGGCACGGCCTCGGCGGGCGGCCTCGTCGCGGTCGTGATCGCGAACATCGTCGCCTTCTTCCTGGTCCGCATCGTCGGCCGCAATCTGGAGGCGTGAGATCATGGCACGGAGGGCGACGACGCAGCAGGTGGTGGTCTCGACGATCGGGGCCTGGTTCTTCGGCTTCCTGATCTTCTTCCCGATCCTCTGGATGGTACTGGCGAGCTTCAAGACCGAGCTGGAAGCCTTTGCCATCCCGCCGTCCTTCCTGTTGTTCCACTGGACCACCGAGAATTACGCGACGGTGCAGGAGCGCAGCGACTATCTTCATCACGCGATGAACTCGATCATCATCGCCGGCGGCTCGACGTTCATCGCTCTCTTGATTGCCGTTCCCGCGGCCTGGTCGATGGCGTTCTCGCCGACCAAGCGCACCAAGGATATTCTGCTCTGGATGCTCTCGACCAAGATGATGCCGCCGGTCGGCGTGCTGGTGCCGATCTACCTGATCTACAAGTCCTTCGGTCTTTTGGATTCTCGCATCGGCCTCGTCTTCATCCTGTGCCTCGGAAACCTGCCGATCGTCATCTGGATGCTCTTCACCTATTTCAAGGAGATTCCGCGCGACATTCTTGAAGCCGCGCGCATGGACGGCGCCACCATCGGCCGTGAGCTGGTCTATGTGCTGACGCCGATGGCGATCCCGGGGCTGGCGTCCACGATGCTGTTGAACCTGATCCTCGCCTGGAACGAGGCGTTCTGGACGCTCAATTTGTCGACCTCGAACGCGGCGCCGCTCACCACCTTCATTGCCTCCTATTCCAGCCCGGAAGGGCTGTTCTGGGCAAAGCTGTCGGCGGCCTCGACGCTGGCGATCGCGCCCATTCTCGTCCTCGGTTGGTTCAGCCAGAAGCAGCTCGTGCGTGGGCTCACCTTCGGCGCGGTGAAGTAGAGGGGCTGCCGGATCATGGGTCAGATTACACTTCAAGGCGTGCAGAAATCGTTTGGCCCCGTGCACATCATCAAGGGCGCTGACTTGGACATCGCCGACGGCTCCTTCGTGGTGTTCGTCGGTCCGTCCGGCTGCGGCAAGACCACCTTGCTGCGGCTGATCGCCGGGCTCGAGGACGTCACCGGCGGCAACATCCTGATCGACGGCAGGAACGTCGTCGACACGCCGCCCGCCAAGCGCGGACTGTCGATGGTGTTTCAGTCCTACGCGCTCTATCCGCATATGAGCGTGCGCGGCAATATCGGCTTCGGCCTGAAGATGGCTGGGCTGGCGAAAGACGAGATCAACCGCAAGGTCGAGGCCGCCGCCGCGACATTGAATCTCACACCCTATCTCGATCGCAAGCCGCGCGAGCTTTCCGGTGGCCAGCGCCAGCGCGTTGCGATCGGCCGGGCCATCGTGCGCGAGCCCAAGGCGTTTCTGTTCGACGAGCCGCTGTCCAACCTCGATGCCGCGCTGCGCGTGCAGATGCGCATCGAGGTGACGCGGCTGCAGAAGCAGCTCGGCACCACCGCGATCTACGTCACCCACGACCAGGTCGAGGCCATGACCATGGCCGACAAGATTGTCGTGCTCAACGGCGGCAAGATCGAGCAATACGGCTCGCCCCTGGAGCTCTACGAGCGGCCCGCCAATCTTTTCGTCGCCGGCTTCATCGGCTCACCCAAGATGAATTTCGTCACCGGCGAGCTCGCCCAGCAGCAGGGGGCGGCGACCATTGGCGTGCGGCCGGAGCATCTCAAGATCGAGCGCGACGGAGCGGGCGGCTGGCAGGGCACGATCGCGGTCGCCGAGCATCTCGGCAGCGACACCTTTCTCTATGTCGATGCCGGCGCGCTCGGCATGCTGACGGCGCGCTATATCGGGGAATTGAGCCTGCACGCCGGCGACCGCGTCTCACTGGTGCCGGACCCCGCCCGCATTCACCGCTTCGATGCGAGCGGCAACGCGCTTCGGAACTGACAAGAAACGGAAAGACGACCATGTACCTGGAGAAATTCAAGCTGAACGGCAAGACCGCGTTCATCACCGGCGGCGGGCAGGGCATCGGCCTTGGCTGCGCGGAAGCGCTGGCTGAAGCGGGCGCCAGGGTGATCATCGGCGACCGCGACAGCAGGATCGCCGACAGTGCCAAGGCCAGCCTGAAGGCGAAGGGCTTTGACATCGAGACCGCGATCATGGACGTGACCGACACCAAGCGCGTGGCGGAGGTCGCCAACGACCTCGTCGCCCGCCACGGCAAGGTCGACATTCTCGTCAACAATGCCGGCATTGCCCGCAGCGAAACTCCGGCCGAAACCGTCACCGACGAGCACTGGCTCAACGTCATCGACGTCAATCTCAACGGTACCTTCTGGTGCTGCCGCGAATTCGGCAAGCATATGCTGAAGGCGAAGAGCGGCGCCATCGTCAATGTCGGCTCGATGTCCGGCTTCATCGTCAACAAGCCGCAGGAGCAGTGCTTCTACAACGCCTCCAAGGCTGCGGTTCATCACCTGACCAAATCGCTGGCCGCCGAATGGGGCGCGCGCGGCATCCGCGTCAATGCGGTGGCGCCGACCTATATCGAAACGCCGCTCAACGCCTTCGTGAAGAGCAACGCCAAGATGTATGACGCCTGGATCGGCGGAACTCCGATGGCGCGGATGGGACAGGTCGAGGAGATCGCCTCCGTCGTGCTGTTCCTCTCCTCGGAGGCCGCGAGCCTGATGACCGGCAGCATCGTGCTGGTGGATGGCGGCTACACTTGCTGGTAGGCTCACCGTCAAAACTGACGGAAAGCGACCGGGAGCGACAATGCCGCGAGCGTATATCGGCGTCGACGTGGGGACCACCAGCACGCGGGCCGGGGTGTTTGACGAGTCTGGAACCCTGCTTGCAACCGCCCGGCATCCAATCCGGATCTGGCACGAGCCCGGCGACGTTGTCGAGCAGTCCTCGCAGGACATCTGGGAAGCCTGCGTCAGATCGGTGCGGGCCGCGATGGCCGAAGCGTCGATCGCGCCTGACAGCATCGGCGGCATCGGCTTTGACGCCACGTGTTCGCTGGTTGTCCTCGATAGACAGGGCGAGCCGCTCACCGTCAGCGCATCCGGCGAGGCCGAGCGCAATGTCATCGTCTGGATGGATCATCGTGCCGTTGCCGAGGCGCGGCTGATCAACGAGACCGAGGATGCTGTGCTGCGCTATGTCGGCGGCTCGATCTCGCCAGAAATGGAAATGCCGAAGCTGCTATGGCTGAAGCGGCACCTTCGTGGGAGCTTCGACGCCGCCGGCCACTTCTTCGATCTCGCGGATTATCTGACCTGGCGCGCGACCGGCTCGCTGCAGCGCTCGACCTGCACCGTGACCTGCAAGTGGAACTATCTCGCCCATGACGGCGGGGGCTGGAGCGCGCAATTCTTCAAGCGCATCGGCCTGTCGGACTTCGTCACCGAGAAATACGCCCGCATCGGCACCGAGATCGTCGCCCCCGGCACGCGGCTTGGCTCCGGACTCACCCGCACGGCCGCGGCCGAACTCGGCCTGCCAGCGGGCATACCAGTCGGCGCCTCGCTGATCGACGCCCATGCCGGGGGCATCGGCGCGATCGGCGGCCGCGACGGCGCGGGCGGGACCAGCGATGCCTGCGACCGGCTCGCCTATATCATGGGAACGTCGGCCTGCATCATGGCGACGACGAAAGAACCGTGTTTCGTGCCGGGGGTGTGGGGACCTTATTACTCCGGCATGGTCCCGGACTTCTGGCTCAACGAGGGCGGCCAGTCTGCAGCGGGTGCGGCGATCGACCATCTCCTCAAGTCGCATCCCGGCCATGCCGAGGCCAGCGCCGCTGCGCGCGGTGAGGGTCTCGACCTCATCGACTTCCTCGAGCGCCGCATCATCGCGCGTACCGGCAGCGCCAGCCATGCTGCGCTGCTTGCCCGCGATATCCATGTGCTTCCCGAGTTCATCGGCAACCGCTCGCCCTACGCCGATCCCGACACGCGCGCGGTGATCGCGGGCCTCGATCTCGATACCGACATCGCCTCGATGGAGCGGCTGTTCGTCGCTGGCCTGTGCGGACTCGCCTATGGCCTCGCCGAGGTGATCGAAGCCTTTGCCGCGCATGGCGTGCGCTCCAGCATCATGATCATGGGCGGCGGCGCCAGCCGCAGTCCGCTGGTACGGCAGATCATGGCCGACACGACGGGGCTTACCGTCGCGCTGCCGCAGACGAAGGAGCCGGTGCTGCTTGGTGCTGCGATGCTGGGGGCGGTGGCCGGAGGAGCCTACGCCTCGATCGGCGAGACCATGGCCAGGATGTCGGCGCTGGGCCGCAAGAGCGAGCCGACCGCGCCCGACATGGCGGCGTTTCACAGGCGCAAGCGCGCGGTCTACAAGCTGCTGCGCGAGGTCGACCGCGGCAGCCGCGCGGCGATGGGCGACATCGCGAGAGGTTGAAAGACATGCTGATTGCCTGCGGCGACGCGCTGATCGATTTCGTGCCGACGCGAAACGCCGAGGGGCGCGAGGCGGTGATGCCGGCGGTCGGTGGTTCCTGCCTCAACGTCGCGATCGGGATGGCGCGGCTGGGCGCGCCGCCCGGCTTCGTCGGCGGCATCTCGACAGACTTGTTCGGGCGGATGATCGCAGATCATGCCGCGGCCTCGCATGTGGACCTCAGCTTCGCCACTCGGAGCGATCATCAGACCACGCTCGCTTTCGTCCGCATCGTCGCGGGCGAGTCGCATTACGCCTTCTACGATGCCGAGACCGCGACACGAAACTGGACCTATCGGCGTGGCTCCATTCCGTTCGACACGGTCGAGGCCGTCCATGTCGGCTCAACCACGCTCGTCAACGACCGGGGCGCAGCCGAGACCGAGGCGCTGATCGCGGATGCGCGCACGTCCTCGACGATCTCCTTCGATCCGAACTGCCGCCCCAATCTGGTCAAGGACAAGCCGGCCTATCTCGCGCGCATGGGCGAATTTGCGGGGAGGGCCGATCTCATCAAGATGTCGGACGTCGACTTCGCCTATCTCCATGGCGACGAGCCTTATCCGCAGCGCGCCCGCATGCTGCTCGGGCAGGGCACCAGTCTCGTCGTCATCACCCGCGGCAATCATGGCGCGATCGCGTGGCACGCGGGGGCAGGGCAGATCGAGGTCGCCGCGCCCAAGGTCGAGGTTGCCGACACGATCGGCGCGGGCGACAGCTTTCAGGCGGCACTGCTCTTTGCCCTGCACAAGCAGGGACGCATTGCCCGGCAAGCATTGAAGGACATCAGTGCCGACGAGCTCCGTCGCGCCCTGTCCTTTGCCGCCAATTGCGCCGGCCTCACCTGCACGCGCCCGGGCGCCGATCCGCCCTGGAGCCATGAGATCAATTGGCGCTGGTAGCCCGCCTCACATCCGCGCGACGGCCTTCTCGGCGCATTTGAGAAACCTGGAGATCAGCGGGCTCTGGGAATCCCGTCGCCAGCACACCGCGATGTCGATGGAATCGGCGGCATCGCGCAGCGGCCTGAACACGATGCCGCTTGGCGCGCCGAGCTTGGCGCAGGCCGGCACGATCGCAAAACCTTCGCCGGCGAGCACCAGGCTCAGCGCCGAATGCACCGTCTCCACCCGGCTCGCAATCGGCATCACGATCTGATGCCGGCGCAGCAGGGCCGCGACTGCGGAAGAGGCGGGATCCTGCTCCGGCGGCGGCAATGCGATCAGCGGGCGGCCCTGCAACCGTTCCATCGGCACGGTGCCGAGCCGCGCCAGCGGCGAGCGGATCGGCATGGCCAGCATGAAGGGCTGGGCACCGATCCGAGCCACCTGGATTTCGGGATGGTTGATGGCCGGCATGCACAGCGCAACCGTGACGCTGCGATCGAGCAGCCGGGCCTCGCGCGTCGATGCGCTGAGCTCGGCAAACTCGAGGTCGACACCGGGCACCGAGCGCCGCAGCTCGGGGATCAGCCGCGGCAGCATCGCATTCGCCAGCACGAACATGTAGCCGACCGAGAGCCGCCCGCGCTTGCCGGCGGCGACCGCGCGCGCGGCTTCGGCGCCGTCGACGGCCAGCGCCAGCGCCTCGCTCGCGCGCGACAGCAGCGCCTGGCCTGCCTCGGTCAGGTCCATGCCGCGGGTGCCGCGGCGGAACAGCGGCGCGCCGATCTCGGCCTCGAGCTTGCGGATCTGCACCGAGAGCGGAGGCTGCGCCATCCGCAGCCGCTCGGCGGCCTTGCCGATGCTGCGCGCCTCGGCGACGGCGACGAAATAGCGGAGCCGGCGAAGATCCATTGGCATACCGAAAACGTATGGGTTGGCGACCAAAATCGTATTGGACGGCCAGTTAACAGAACTGTCATTCTCGCTGTCAATGCTTTGGCCAACGAGGGCCAGCTTCGGAGCGTGGTGTGACGATGAACGGCGATCCCTGTCTCCTGTCTGCAACCGAGCTGCGCGGCCTCATCGCCGCCAAACGCATTTCTCCGGTCGAGATCACCCGCGCCGTGCTCGCCCGCACCGAGGCGCTGCAGGGCAAATTGAACTGCTTCATCACGATCTGCGGCGACGAGGCGATGGCGCAGGCCCGCGCGGCCGAGCGCAAGGTGATGACCGGCGAGGAGCTCGGCCTGCTGCACGGCATCCCCGTCACGGTCAAGGACATCGTCAACACCAGGGGCGTCAAGACCACCTTCGGCGCCGTTCCCTACAAGGACAATGTGCCGGCCGAGGACGCCGTGGCGGTGGCGCGGCTGCGCCGCGAAGGTGCCATCCTCATCGGCAAGACCACGACGCCGGAATTCGGCAGCAAGTGCCTGACGGATTCGCCGCTGTTCGGCCGGACCCGTAACGCGTGGGACGCCTGCCGCTCCTCCGGTGGCTCCAGCGGTGGCGCGGCCGTGGCGGTCGCCAGCGGCATCGCGCCGCTTGCGATTGCGACCGATGGCGGCGGCTCGACGCGGATTCCCGCCGCCTGCAATGGCGTGGTGGGTTTGAAGCAGAGCAACGGAGTGATCCCGCACAGCCAGGCGCTGGATGTTTTCGGCAACCAGACCTATGTCACGCCGACCACCCGCACCGTTGCCGACACCGCATTGATGATGCAGGCAATGGCCGGAGAGGATGCCTGCGATCCCTGGTCGATCGGCGTGCCCGTGCCTGACTTCATCGGCACGAGTGCGGCGGGCGGTGACCTGCGCGGGCTCAGGATCATGTGCTGCCTGACGCCGCCGGGCCGTCCAGTGTCCGCTGAGGTCGCCGCCAATTTTAGGGCGAGCCTCGATCGGCTGGCGGGGTTAGGGGCGGAGCTCGAGGAATTCTCCGGCGAGGATTTCGACATCGAGCCGATCTGGCGTGCCATCAACCACACGGTCTGGCGCACGCGCTTTGCCAAGCTCGCCGCAGAGCACAAG from Bradyrhizobium sp. CCBAU 53351 includes the following:
- a CDS encoding carbohydrate ABC transporter permease, with translation MATRQTQFLARSLLTPAVGLLFIWMIVPLALTIYFSTLHYSLLDPGSESFVGLENFRYFLTDPAFLASLQNTLVLVGSVLALTILLGIPLALLMDQPVIGRNFVRLMVIAPFFVMPTVSALVWKNLLMHPVSGLFAWLASLFGLTPIDWFNDVPLFAVILIVTWQWLPFATLILLTALQSLDEEQKEAAEMDGASAVSTFIYITLPHLARPITVVILIETIFLLTVFAEIYVTTGGGPGLSTTNIAFLIYSQALIQYDVGTASAGGLVAVVIANIVAFFLVRIVGRNLEA
- a CDS encoding carbohydrate ABC transporter permease, with product MARRATTQQVVVSTIGAWFFGFLIFFPILWMVLASFKTELEAFAIPPSFLLFHWTTENYATVQERSDYLHHAMNSIIIAGGSTFIALLIAVPAAWSMAFSPTKRTKDILLWMLSTKMMPPVGVLVPIYLIYKSFGLLDSRIGLVFILCLGNLPIVIWMLFTYFKEIPRDILEAARMDGATIGRELVYVLTPMAIPGLASTMLLNLILAWNEAFWTLNLSTSNAAPLTTFIASYSSPEGLFWAKLSAASTLAIAPILVLGWFSQKQLVRGLTFGAVK
- a CDS encoding ABC transporter ATP-binding protein, with amino-acid sequence MGQITLQGVQKSFGPVHIIKGADLDIADGSFVVFVGPSGCGKTTLLRLIAGLEDVTGGNILIDGRNVVDTPPAKRGLSMVFQSYALYPHMSVRGNIGFGLKMAGLAKDEINRKVEAAAATLNLTPYLDRKPRELSGGQRQRVAIGRAIVREPKAFLFDEPLSNLDAALRVQMRIEVTRLQKQLGTTAIYVTHDQVEAMTMADKIVVLNGGKIEQYGSPLELYERPANLFVAGFIGSPKMNFVTGELAQQQGAATIGVRPEHLKIERDGAGGWQGTIAVAEHLGSDTFLYVDAGALGMLTARYIGELSLHAGDRVSLVPDPARIHRFDASGNALRN
- a CDS encoding SDR family NAD(P)-dependent oxidoreductase; translated protein: MYLEKFKLNGKTAFITGGGQGIGLGCAEALAEAGARVIIGDRDSRIADSAKASLKAKGFDIETAIMDVTDTKRVAEVANDLVARHGKVDILVNNAGIARSETPAETVTDEHWLNVIDVNLNGTFWCCREFGKHMLKAKSGAIVNVGSMSGFIVNKPQEQCFYNASKAAVHHLTKSLAAEWGARGIRVNAVAPTYIETPLNAFVKSNAKMYDAWIGGTPMARMGQVEEIASVVLFLSSEAASLMTGSIVLVDGGYTCW
- a CDS encoding FGGY-family carbohydrate kinase, encoding MPRAYIGVDVGTTSTRAGVFDESGTLLATARHPIRIWHEPGDVVEQSSQDIWEACVRSVRAAMAEASIAPDSIGGIGFDATCSLVVLDRQGEPLTVSASGEAERNVIVWMDHRAVAEARLINETEDAVLRYVGGSISPEMEMPKLLWLKRHLRGSFDAAGHFFDLADYLTWRATGSLQRSTCTVTCKWNYLAHDGGGWSAQFFKRIGLSDFVTEKYARIGTEIVAPGTRLGSGLTRTAAAELGLPAGIPVGASLIDAHAGGIGAIGGRDGAGGTSDACDRLAYIMGTSACIMATTKEPCFVPGVWGPYYSGMVPDFWLNEGGQSAAGAAIDHLLKSHPGHAEASAAARGEGLDLIDFLERRIIARTGSASHAALLARDIHVLPEFIGNRSPYADPDTRAVIAGLDLDTDIASMERLFVAGLCGLAYGLAEVIEAFAAHGVRSSIMIMGGGASRSPLVRQIMADTTGLTVALPQTKEPVLLGAAMLGAVAGGAYASIGETMARMSALGRKSEPTAPDMAAFHRRKRAVYKLLREVDRGSRAAMGDIARG
- a CDS encoding carbohydrate kinase; translated protein: MLIACGDALIDFVPTRNAEGREAVMPAVGGSCLNVAIGMARLGAPPGFVGGISTDLFGRMIADHAAASHVDLSFATRSDHQTTLAFVRIVAGESHYAFYDAETATRNWTYRRGSIPFDTVEAVHVGSTTLVNDRGAAETEALIADARTSSTISFDPNCRPNLVKDKPAYLARMGEFAGRADLIKMSDVDFAYLHGDEPYPQRARMLLGQGTSLVVITRGNHGAIAWHAGAGQIEVAAPKVEVADTIGAGDSFQAALLFALHKQGRIARQALKDISADELRRALSFAANCAGLTCTRPGADPPWSHEINWRW
- a CDS encoding LysR family transcriptional regulator, which encodes MDLRRLRYFVAVAEARSIGKAAERLRMAQPPLSVQIRKLEAEIGAPLFRRGTRGMDLTEAGQALLSRASEALALAVDGAEAARAVAAGKRGRLSVGYMFVLANAMLPRLIPELRRSVPGVDLEFAELSASTREARLLDRSVTVALCMPAINHPEIQVARIGAQPFMLAMPIRSPLARLGTVPMERLQGRPLIALPPPEQDPASSAVAALLRRHQIVMPIASRVETVHSALSLVLAGEGFAIVPACAKLGAPSGIVFRPLRDAADSIDIAVCWRRDSQSPLISRFLKCAEKAVARM
- a CDS encoding amidase; this encodes MNGDPCLLSATELRGLIAAKRISPVEITRAVLARTEALQGKLNCFITICGDEAMAQARAAERKVMTGEELGLLHGIPVTVKDIVNTRGVKTTFGAVPYKDNVPAEDAVAVARLRREGAILIGKTTTPEFGSKCLTDSPLFGRTRNAWDACRSSGGSSGGAAVAVASGIAPLAIATDGGGSTRIPAACNGVVGLKQSNGVIPHSQALDVFGNQTYVTPTTRTVADTALMMQAMAGEDACDPWSIGVPVPDFIGTSAAGGDLRGLRIMCCLTPPGRPVSAEVAANFRASLDRLAGLGAELEEFSGEDFDIEPIWRAINHTVWRTRFAKLAAEHKDELSEAFLKQLALATEVSGVDYQEAMFARTALFRRVQSLLARGHLLAMPTLTRTALPISQDLFGSIEIDGRHFDSVRPHWFPWTMPFNMTGHPAISLPSGFARDGLPIGLQLVGRFRADAELLRVSALFEASSGLLSRWPE